One window of Treponema denticola genomic DNA carries:
- a CDS encoding ABC transporter ATP-binding protein: MGTVLNVEKINITYKNKHKNVYAVKDISFMLNKGDSLGIVGESGSGKSTLAMGLLKLLPARSTAITGRVEFDKKNLLELTDRQYNELRWKEISVVFQKSMNALSPVHRISVQIEDIYRVHYPDAPSQKIKERALYLFSLVNLSSRVYNLYPHELSGGMLQRISIAISLLFSPKLLILDEATTALDTVTQGQILDEIVKLEAEMNMTRIMITHDISVVSQSCNKVGIMYAGELMEIGATETVLKYPKHPYTKALIESFPSLYGEKKPLKSIEGFIPDLSQQYKGCIFAPRCKNAMDICKSHKPQKTEFKDGDVYCHLYKEAAK, from the coding sequence ATGGGAACCGTTTTAAATGTAGAAAAAATAAATATAACATACAAAAACAAACATAAAAATGTCTATGCTGTAAAAGATATTTCGTTTATGCTGAATAAAGGAGATTCGCTTGGGATTGTAGGTGAATCCGGTTCCGGCAAGTCTACATTAGCTATGGGGCTTTTAAAGTTATTACCCGCCCGCAGTACAGCTATTACAGGACGCGTCGAATTCGATAAAAAAAATTTATTGGAATTAACTGACCGGCAATATAACGAACTGCGATGGAAAGAAATCTCTGTCGTGTTTCAAAAATCAATGAATGCATTAAGTCCTGTGCATAGAATCAGCGTACAAATAGAAGATATTTACCGCGTCCATTATCCAGATGCTCCGTCTCAGAAAATTAAAGAGAGGGCATTGTATTTATTTTCACTGGTTAATCTTTCCAGCCGTGTTTATAATTTATATCCTCATGAGCTAAGCGGCGGAATGCTGCAGCGCATATCGATTGCAATCAGTCTATTGTTTTCGCCTAAACTCTTAATTTTAGATGAAGCTACGACGGCTCTGGACACGGTTACACAGGGACAAATATTGGATGAAATAGTTAAGCTTGAAGCCGAAATGAATATGACCCGTATTATGATTACTCATGATATAAGTGTTGTTTCGCAATCATGTAATAAAGTAGGAATTATGTATGCAGGAGAATTAATGGAAATAGGAGCTACGGAAACCGTTTTAAAATATCCGAAACATCCTTATACCAAAGCGCTTATAGAATCCTTTCCCTCCTTGTACGGAGAAAAAAAACCGCTTAAATCCATAGAAGGCTTTATACCCGATTTATCGCAGCAATACAAAGGATGCATCTTTGCTCCGCGTTGTAAGAATGCAATGGATATATGCAAATCCCATAAACCTCAGAAAACCGAATTTAAAGACGGGGATGTGTATTGTCATCTTTACAAGGAGGCGGCAAAATGA
- a CDS encoding oligopeptide/dipeptide ABC transporter ATP-binding protein gives MKEFISIQNIKKFYPVKKGKSLFTKSRSFVKALDNINLELKQGEILGLIGESGCGKSTLGRILSRLEEPTDGDVYIDGLSTKQIMKNDSKGFRRLVQIIFQNPYDSFTPKNTIEEILLRPLKIHNIAENDAERKKILITELENGGLHPAADFLKRYPHQLSGGQLQRISIIRAMLLKPQFIIADEPVSMLDVSVRADIINMLLNLKKQYNATIVFISHDISLTRYISDKIAVMYLGRIVEYGDADDIIKNPKHPYTKVLISNCGSSDPTEKTEKIFIQGEPPTPIDPKDMCYFAPRCFMATDECFGSYPDTKKLYEGHSAACHKL, from the coding sequence ATGAAAGAATTTATCAGTATTCAAAATATAAAAAAATTTTATCCGGTAAAAAAAGGAAAATCATTATTTACAAAAAGCCGTTCATTTGTTAAAGCCCTTGATAATATCAACTTGGAATTAAAACAAGGTGAAATTTTGGGTTTAATCGGCGAAAGCGGCTGCGGAAAGTCTACATTAGGAAGAATATTAAGCCGCTTGGAAGAGCCGACGGACGGCGATGTATATATAGATGGACTTTCAACAAAGCAGATAATGAAAAACGACTCTAAAGGTTTTAGAAGATTAGTGCAAATTATATTTCAAAACCCGTATGATTCCTTTACACCGAAAAATACCATAGAAGAAATATTATTGCGTCCGTTAAAAATACACAATATTGCAGAAAATGATGCTGAAAGAAAAAAGATTCTCATAACGGAATTGGAAAACGGAGGATTACATCCTGCAGCCGATTTTTTAAAACGGTATCCTCATCAATTATCGGGCGGTCAATTACAAAGAATTTCGATTATACGCGCAATGCTATTAAAACCGCAATTTATAATTGCCGATGAACCCGTTTCAATGCTGGATGTATCGGTTAGGGCAGATATTATAAATATGCTTCTTAATTTAAAAAAGCAATATAATGCAACTATTGTCTTTATCAGTCATGATATAAGTTTAACACGGTATATTTCGGATAAAATTGCTGTTATGTACTTAGGGCGTATTGTAGAATATGGAGATGCTGATGATATAATCAAAAATCCCAAACATCCGTATACAAAAGTTTTAATATCAAACTGCGGTTCGTCCGACCCTACGGAAAAAACCGAAAAAATTTTTATACAAGGAGAGCCGCCAACTCCGATTGACCCAAAAGATATGTGTTATTTTGCACCGAGGTGTTTTATGGCGACGGATGAATGTTTCGGTTCTTATCCGGACACTAAAAAATTGTATGAAGGGCACAGTGCTGCTTGTCATAAATTATAA
- a CDS encoding ABC transporter substrate-binding protein, translated as MKKRIAMLLTAAVLTVTVLVISCSKNEAEMRTGGKTTEKTTLIVRAGGDPMSWNPDSLPDDNGYPIFQNIFNRLVKLDASKNIIPDLAESWDISPDGKEITFHLHTAEWHDGKPVTADDVKYTFDYIAKKNTYLLYSRLQIIDEIVVKDSKTVVFKLKYPDVSLVANLGWYASFVLPKHIFDNGQEWEDNIASKEMPIGSGPFKLLKFKQGESVTLEANKNYFMGAPKVDNVIFTMIPDNATAVQALVNGEIDVLENVPAANNRELLANPQLRLVFNEYPSPMRIIFNMRNEKVKDVHLRKAIASAINKKEISDKIFDGVQKPEYAMYPEFIKWVSNTENASPQFNIDVARKILQDAGYKVDKDGFFVRGLQIEVFEGGGYPDAAKLMQATLAKAGIELKVNVSEFNAWADKVGTNKDFIMELQGGFMGPDPAALYSRYGTGESNNWSGYSNIKFDELCKKGLTVGNKEERAVIYKEAQKILAEDLPFIPVVGFASYDANSVNFKNLPIDGTGKWGWQEYTFTEKVK; from the coding sequence ATGAAAAAAAGAATTGCAATGCTGCTTACGGCAGCGGTCTTGACGGTTACTGTATTGGTAATTTCATGCAGTAAGAATGAGGCAGAAATGAGAACCGGTGGAAAAACAACGGAAAAAACTACCCTCATTGTAAGAGCCGGCGGAGATCCGATGAGTTGGAATCCGGACAGCCTGCCCGATGACAACGGGTATCCGATTTTCCAAAATATATTTAACCGGTTGGTCAAATTGGATGCATCAAAAAATATTATACCCGATTTGGCCGAGTCATGGGATATTTCACCCGACGGAAAAGAGATAACATTTCATCTTCACACGGCGGAATGGCATGACGGAAAACCGGTAACGGCCGACGATGTAAAATATACTTTTGATTATATTGCAAAGAAAAATACATATTTGTTGTATTCGCGGCTTCAAATCATTGACGAAATAGTTGTAAAAGATAGTAAGACGGTCGTGTTTAAATTAAAATACCCGGACGTATCGCTTGTGGCAAACCTCGGCTGGTATGCATCATTTGTTCTCCCGAAACATATTTTTGATAATGGACAGGAATGGGAAGATAATATTGCATCTAAAGAAATGCCTATAGGCTCGGGACCTTTTAAGCTTTTAAAGTTTAAACAGGGCGAATCGGTCACGCTTGAAGCAAACAAAAATTATTTTATGGGAGCTCCGAAAGTAGACAATGTGATTTTTACGATGATTCCTGATAATGCTACGGCTGTACAAGCACTCGTAAACGGAGAAATAGACGTATTGGAAAATGTGCCTGCTGCAAACAATAGGGAACTTTTAGCAAATCCTCAGCTTAGACTGGTATTTAATGAATATCCGTCACCGATGCGCATTATCTTCAATATGAGGAATGAAAAAGTTAAGGATGTACATTTAAGAAAAGCAATTGCAAGTGCAATAAACAAAAAAGAGATTTCCGATAAAATTTTTGACGGAGTACAAAAGCCCGAGTATGCTATGTATCCTGAATTTATAAAATGGGTAAGCAATACGGAAAATGCATCTCCTCAGTTTAATATTGATGTTGCAAGAAAAATTTTACAGGATGCAGGATACAAGGTCGATAAAGACGGATTTTTTGTACGCGGCTTACAAATAGAAGTTTTTGAGGGCGGAGGATATCCCGATGCGGCAAAATTAATGCAGGCGACACTTGCAAAAGCCGGCATTGAATTAAAAGTAAATGTTTCAGAATTTAATGCATGGGCGGACAAGGTTGGAACAAATAAAGATTTTATAATGGAACTTCAAGGCGGTTTTATGGGGCCTGATCCTGCAGCTCTTTATTCCAGATATGGAACAGGTGAGTCCAATAATTGGAGCGGGTATTCCAATATAAAGTTTGATGAGCTATGTAAAAAAGGTTTGACTGTAGGTAATAAAGAAGAACGAGCTGTAATTTATAAAGAAGCCCAAAAAATTTTAGCCGAAGATTTACCTTTTATTCCTGTAGTAGGATTTGCATCCTACGATGCAAATTCAGTAAATTTTAAAAATTTACCTATAGACGGAACAGGAAAATGGGGTTGGCAAGAATATACATTTACTGAAAAAGTGAAATAA
- a CDS encoding M14 family zinc carboxypeptidase — protein MNKIFEDVINRVPDYKEFMTVDEMNSASKALAKQYPDIVEEFEFGATRDGDKIIGLKIGKGRQNALVFGLPHPNEPIGTMMLDYFTKELAENKKLRDELDYTWYIVKAWDSDGTRLNEGWFKGPFTLYNYARNFFRPAGHQQVDWTFPIEYKELRFTDSIPETVAMMHLIDKIKPRFIYSLHNAGFGGVYWYLSRDIPKVYAGLKEAAKKQNVPLNLGEPEAPYCKAFAPAIYKELGIRDNYDYLEKYGVKDIPKAIGVGTCSADYAGEKYKSFTMLTELPYFYSEKIIDLSDSGENRGEIVRKSLEENRKSEAFILDSLKKTRKYMAKNNPFLLALDAFTGRQDDYDAAVKMTYEDENYSKKNATVAEKFDNEWIKKFYKMLSFGLLTRANETELFKMKKAKEENKEKEKALSNEFNAAEKKLQVLSDELEANIKYSVVPIKKLVSIQLECGLLVAEYLKNV, from the coding sequence GTGAATAAAATATTTGAAGATGTTATCAACAGGGTACCCGATTATAAAGAGTTTATGACCGTCGATGAAATGAATTCGGCAAGTAAGGCCCTTGCAAAACAATATCCCGACATAGTGGAAGAGTTCGAATTCGGGGCGACCAGAGACGGCGATAAAATTATAGGGTTAAAAATAGGAAAAGGAAGGCAAAATGCCCTTGTTTTTGGTCTTCCTCATCCGAATGAACCTATAGGTACTATGATGCTGGATTATTTTACAAAAGAATTGGCTGAAAATAAAAAGCTCCGAGATGAACTGGATTACACGTGGTATATTGTAAAAGCTTGGGATTCTGATGGGACCAGACTGAATGAAGGCTGGTTTAAGGGGCCATTTACGCTTTATAACTACGCAAGAAATTTTTTTAGGCCTGCAGGACATCAGCAAGTGGATTGGACATTCCCGATAGAATACAAGGAATTGAGATTTACCGATTCCATTCCCGAAACTGTTGCAATGATGCATCTAATCGATAAAATTAAACCACGATTCATTTATTCGCTTCATAACGCAGGATTTGGCGGGGTCTACTGGTATTTATCGCGCGATATTCCGAAAGTATATGCCGGCTTAAAAGAAGCGGCAAAAAAACAAAATGTACCGCTGAATTTGGGAGAACCTGAAGCTCCATACTGCAAGGCCTTTGCTCCTGCAATTTATAAAGAACTCGGTATTCGCGATAATTACGATTACTTGGAAAAATACGGTGTAAAAGATATTCCGAAAGCAATCGGTGTCGGGACATGCAGCGCAGACTATGCCGGAGAAAAATATAAATCTTTTACAATGTTGACTGAACTTCCGTATTTTTATAGCGAAAAGATTATTGACCTATCGGACAGCGGAGAAAACCGAGGTGAGATAGTGAGAAAATCTTTAGAGGAAAACAGAAAAAGCGAAGCGTTCATTTTGGATTCTTTAAAAAAGACAAGAAAGTATATGGCAAAAAATAATCCGTTTTTGCTTGCCTTGGATGCTTTTACCGGAAGACAGGATGATTATGATGCTGCCGTTAAGATGACTTACGAAGATGAAAATTACAGTAAAAAGAATGCTACGGTTGCAGAAAAATTTGACAATGAATGGATTAAAAAATTTTATAAGATGCTGTCTTTCGGTCTTTTAACAAGAGCCAATGAAACAGAACTTTTTAAAATGAAAAAAGCAAAGGAGGAAAATAAAGAAAAAGAAAAAGCTTTATCTAATGAATTTAATGCAGCGGAAAAGAAACTCCAGGTATTAAGCGACGAATTGGAAGCCAATATTAAGTATAGTGTTGTTCCAATCAAAAAGCTGGTATCCATACAGCTGGAATGTGGCTTGCTCGTTGCCGAATATTTAAAAAACGTATAA